The following DNA comes from Lates calcarifer isolate ASB-BC8 linkage group LG2, TLL_Latcal_v3, whole genome shotgun sequence.
TGTGTTAGCATAACTGAGACAAGAGGAACCAATGCTGATCCCGCTGCTTTGCTGAAGGCTCCCACTGCTCGTGTCTGTCAGTGAAACTTTCGACCTGAATACAGAGAAAACCAGTTACCAAAAATGCCATTACAATCACAGAGAAATCCTTAAGGACATGTGTTGTATTGTTGATGCACTAATACCATGCTCACCATGGTTTGCTGTCATCTGAAATGAGGGGCTCAACACAGACATTGGAAATGATGGGTGGCTCAGGCTTCAAGGTCTGAAAGCATAAACACGATTAAAACTACAgatatgaaatatttcagtttggaaaGTATCTGGAAAGGTTTAAAGCTGTTATCCTTACAGGACCAGcatgtaggatttagtggcatctagcaGTGAGaatgcagattgcaaccaaTTAAATGCCCATGTAATACTGGTAACACTGGATTACATGCTGCATTGTTTCCTTTGACTCCCTCATGTGGGTGAAGGCAATTTGAATCCAGCACAGGAATGGCAGACTCTGCCACTTATGATGAAAATAACTATATAGAGCAGTAACTGCAAAATGTATTGTAGATGCAGTGAATATCTATTGcctgaaaaaatactgacaataaCAAGTATGATGACCCTAATGCTTAAGTGTAATTAAGTAAGATAAGTAGACTGAACAACTGAAGCTGCAGGTTTTTGACCAGTATCAAGTTTACATTACTGGGTGTCTCACCTCTTGGTAATTTGGATACATCATAAGAAATTTTGAATTTGGATATTTGGCAACTTTGTCCCACCACTCTGTCTTCAACCTAAAATCAACcgtgcaagaaaaaaaaaaaaatcaacagaatgAATACATGACCCataaacactaacacacaggAGTTTGGCATGTAAGGGGAAAAACCATTCACACAATTCATAGAGAAGCATGTAAATCAATCTTTTATCTGTATGACTTACTTTACATAACAGCCAAATATAGCCCCACTGATAAGGACAGCAACAATACTGAGGCTAATGATGATAGCCAAGAGCATGGCATTAGGGGAGACACCTGTGAAGTAGCACGTAAGAAGTGAgttaacaaatcattttatttttgatatacACTGGTGTCCAAAAGTTTGAGATCACATAGCAACACAGGCCAGTTTACAGACTAATTAGAATTCATATATGAGTCTGTCCTGCGCTCTCCCAAAAATATGAACATTTCCATTACAAACATCatttaaataacataaatagAATCATAACAATATATATCTTGTTATTTTGGAgcagattttaattaaattaacaaCAGAAATAGATTAACTGAAACATATTTGCTTACTCTCTAAGACCTCAATTTTGAGGCTAACAGGGGTTTTAGATTTTCAATAATGGGTCAGACACACCCTGTATTTTACACACTTCATATATGATTTAAGTTTGATACAATAGCCCCATCCTCTGATTCAGCTTGTCTAATTGGTTTTCAGACTCCTTTTCTACTAATAAACTGCTATGCTGCACTTCGCCCTGGCTTCTCTATTACACAGTTTACAGAATGTGCTTGTTCTCTGAATATTTGTCTGATATTTGATATCAACACTAATATTATGGTAGATATGatacatatacaatatatacagtatactgcataagagaagacagaaagatggTAAAGACGACACTTACTAGTTGTGAATTCCCACTCGTTGCTGCTTTCACTGAACATTTCACTCCAATCAGAGAAGCTTTTCACACTGACAACATATGTTGTACTTGGCTCCAAATCTTGGCCTGATATTTCATACATCTTCAGTTCACCAATGGAAGTTGGTGGGATAAACTGACACACCTGGCATGCAGAAACAAGAAATCAAATGCAAACACCCATGGCTACATCTCTAGAGCAATAGATCTCTGTGTCTATTGTACATTCTTTGACATTACTCCTACCTTTTTAGTGTCTCCTTTTATATGGTACGTCACATTAGCATTTGGACTACTACTGAAAGAGCTCTTCATGTTTGTTTCCCACATCACTTGAAAATTCCCATTAACTTCTTCCACGGAGGTGATTGTAGGGGTTTTGGGCTTTACTGTagaagaacagagaaaagaaaaagtcagaggGCAGTCCTTTAGGAATTCTTGCTGCTGTAGATCTGTggactttattttaaaaaaaaagacaacatacTGCTTTCTGAGATACTGATGTTTTTGGACTGgattctctctcctcttttccaaACAGTTGCTGTATGAGTCTCCCCTAAAACAAGTGTCATCTGGACAGAGCAACAACACCGTCCAAGGCCACACTCCTTGGGAACTGAGCAaattttctgcctgttaaaTACAGGGTAATAGATATTTCTGGCTTCTCAGGTTGACTGACTTGATATAGTGATCTTGATTATAATTCCATTTAATTTCACAACCACAGCTTAGTTTAAAAAACGACCATCTTAACACTATATATTTACTTTGtagtgaaacacaaaaaataaggaTAAACAGCTCACCCATAACCGTCATTGCTCTGCAGAGTCAAACTGTATTCAGAGCAGTTTTGTGCGTCAAAGTCGCACGACATCTCGCCGTCCAGGTTGTTGGTACAGTCAAGATACAGGCCTGTTTCGTTATGAACTCCTGTGCGGAACAGACATTACCCGGAGAGAATAATCGTGAGAGTGAGTTATTGAAGAAGtagccttaaaaaaaaaaaaaaaaaaaaaaaaaaaatctgtctaaaTGTCCAGTATACGTACCAGGTACAGCTGTTACAGTCGCAATATTTCCTAAAATCAGCAGGATAAAATACATCCTGTCGCGAACTGGCCTGAAAGCAAACACAGTggcagaggtttttttttttttttcccccttaaacGCAATACATTTGATGAttttaaatcacacaaacattttccaAGAATCTACATTACCTGTTTAATTTCATCCTTGTTCCCTTCGACCACAAAAATCCACCGAAAGCTATCATAAGTGAAAGTGAGCAGAGTTTGCTACGTGCTTACAGTAGAGTgcctcagtctgtcagtctttcTGGTCTGGGAAGCCGTTTATGGATACAATGCACTTACGACTGCGCCACCAATACATGGGAAGTGTATACGCCACTCCCATTTCCTCAAAGAGTAGAAGGAAGACAACATACGCACTTTGGACCAAGCAGATTTaggaaaaatgctaaaaataggGATACCCAACTACTAAAATAAATTAACAGTTAGGCTAGTGAATCTGTGTCTAAACATGTACGACAGATTAAACAGTGGCAGAAGAATCCCCcatagttttaaaaataattttgcacTGCTGCACTTCACTGAGAACAATTAAACTGGCCGATATACTGGGTGGGGTAGACATATTTGTATAACAGCATACTGACTttgttctgctgttttatttttttcaacacatAGAGAAGGGTCATTTAGAAAGTCCTCGTGTCTGAGCATTGCTGCTCTAAAGATGATGAAAGATGTCTAAAATCAGTTTTAACAAATTACTTATTACGTTTATCAGAGGCAACATTtggaatgattttttttctgtattaatcATTGTTAATCAATATTTCtaatatgttttgatatttttctaattatttcatctttttttgtttgttttttacatttatgaatatttgtgtttgttaatgtcaGTATTTGTAGCTAGCCTATGTATGTCTCTGAACAGGTACATTACAATAGCCTCTGTGTCCATATTGGACCCACACTGTCATCATTATCTTGACAATGACACTTGATGAAGGATAActgaactttttaaaacaaacaatgaaaacagaataaatgctAATAGCCATCTATCAGGCAAGACAAACAATCTCTGCAAGATATTCACAGAAGAAAATGCATCATAGCACAGTGAACAGTTAGTGGTCTTGAATATGAATTGagcttaggttaattgataactCCAAATtccctgtaggtgtgaatggtttatTTGTCTATATGAGTTGGCCCTGTtatggactggcgatctgtacagggtgtacagCTCCCCCACGACCCCTAGATAATGGATGGAATATGAATTGATGTGAACATATGTTAAttgatacatttaaaaaatatatatcatgACAAAAAATATACCAGCGCAGACTACAAACCTGTATGCTCACTAACCCAAGGGGACTCATTGTGGGCAAAATGTCTTAACCCTCAAAAAGGCAATGACAAATGCTTGACCCTTTTTTTAGGGTCAAGCATTTATTCATGATGGTTACAATAAGGGTTAGAGGCTACAGAATGCATTATCTCAATGAGTTGCCCCCACAGGGATAGTGAAATAAACACATGGGAATGTGTTAGaaattttatttatctaattaTACAGTGTTACTCATACAGTAAAATCACTTGGACATTACAAATATAAagatacaaaatacaaaaatatgcCTCAGTGTTGCCTTTACTTATGAAGTTCCTACAAAGAATCCCGTTAACTGATCAAAGCAACATTTATCAAATGCAGAAGAGGTATATTTCACACAAGAGCTTTATGTTGCAAGAGCTGTTCTGCTGAAATATGATGAGTTATGTAGAAATACGGTGTGCACAGTCATTCCCAATGCTCATCTCTGTCTGATTATAGTTCCATTTGTTTAACCTTTTCCCAGAACACCGTTTCTTCTTATACACGGCAACGTGAAGTTCCTTTGAGGTTAACCTATGGTGATGAGTGCAGTGTATATGTCATTTTGGTGCAGGGATGGTTCAAGTTGGTGTGTGCTTCTGTGGAAACTGACCACCAGTTTCAGACGAAAGCTCAGTAGTTTTGCAACCCTGACCAGCAAGTCCGCATAACAGTTGAGTCATGTGGTTTGACTCAAGACACAACTTTCAGTGAGTTCTCgtgtgattttgtttgaaaaagagCAGTCTCCTTCCTACATAATTTCTGAGGGTTTTCGTAAGAAACAACTTTAATAAATGATTCTATTTGGTTATTTGCCCAAATGTTCCGCTTTCTCACCACTTCtctgctctgaaaacaaaacattaggCTACGCAGCTAGATTTTGAAATGGCTGGTAGTCGTCATCCACTGGAGGAAAACTGTGTGAGCCTGCAGGCAAACAGTGGTAGCAGGGATTGTCATCACATATGGTGCCATCTTCAAAATTTCCTTTTAGCTTCGTGGGGCCATTGACCACCTCATCGAGGCTCTCACACCCAGTCTCAACTCTGGATGCTGGATCACATGACTCAATGGTGTTAGTGGTGCTAGAGACAGAGGACAAACTGGAGTCTTTTGCATATGAAAATGTCCCAGAATCTGCATTGTACTGCTGATATGACATGTTCGCTGGCATCAGAGATGAAACCAACACTGGCAAAATAAGATTAGGATTAGGATTGTATGCAGAGTCACAAACCATTTCAGCCTGTGTCTGGACTTCAGAGCGGTCCATCATGATCTGATGTGGGCAGCTGAGAAAGTTGATGGAATAGGTTATGTTTTCAAAGTCACTGCATCCAGGAGGACTGCCCTCAGCCCTGACACTGTTTGGATTGTAGGGAGCGGAGAATAAACCACTGTCTTCGTTTGATTCTCCAAGCAGATCGGTGGTCACTGACGGTGCTGGCCTGAGTTGTGCAAAGACTTTACCAAGGGCATTCTGAACACCAGCCTTGACGTCCGCAGCAGGTTCTGTGTCAGCAGGTCTGGGAGAAGAAGAGCCAGCATCGATTCCACAGCTTTGCTGAAGGCTCTCACTGcctgtgtctgtcagtgacGCTCCTGACCTGaatacagagaaacaaacacactgacaaaatgaTGACTTAGATAAGGAAGCAACATGGCTAACCCCACCGATTGATGGGTgctaaatctttaaaaacaaaagcaaataatGATGGCAGCACAACATACAGATGTCTTGTGTTGGTGATGCACCAGCACAGCCATACTTACCCTGGATTAATGTTATTTAAAACAACAGGATCAATGGAGACAGAGCAGAAACTGGTTTGTAACGGCCTCAAGATCTGTAACAAGAAGGATGAAGACAATTCAAATCTTCAATTCTGAAACATTTTAGTTAAATGGATCAATTTGAAGAAAAACTTTACACTTATACAAGAAAACCTAGTATCTAAGTCACCACTGTAGGAAAAAAATATCTTTGGTTTCAAAGCTAAGGTTTAACATTAATGTGGAATGATGTTCATCAGCAAGAcatgtaaaaaatgaaactttttaaaGCAACAGCGTCATTGACCATCGTCAGGTTTACATCACTGGGTGTCTTACCTTTTGCTCATCAGGGTGCAAGTCAAAAAGTTTTGGATGCGGAGATTTGGCAACTGTATCCAACCACTTAGCTTTGAAGCTAAActcaaatgaacaaataaatcaacaaaatggcaaacagagaggacacagacaTACATTGTAATACTGGGGTAATTACAGTATTGAAAGAAAGCAGCTATTTTACTAACATGGAAACAAAGAACAGATAATCATTTTTATCTGCATTACTTACATATTGTAACAGACAAACGCAACACCAGTGATGAGGACTGCGGCAAAACTGAGGCCAATAATGATAGCCATGTTAGGGTTGTACGGGGAGGCAGCTGTAAAGTaagatttattattattattattatttctaatttgaatttgtttttctttaacagatGATGCACAGAGATGTAGACTTGAGAGAAGTACTTggtgtgcagctttaaatcttgttttacGTTACAGCCCTCAAACAGACCACAATTATTTAATACATACAGggaatgaataaaaaaacaaaactgggtACCTATACCAGAGTCTCATTGCAGTCAATTAGTGTGttaattcttgagttatggccaaaaacatgtttcatgtaATCACAGTGATCTTGACCTTGGAACACCAAAatgtaatcagttcatccttgagcCCAAGTGAATgcttgtgccaaatttgaagaaattcatTCAAGGTGATTTTGAGGTATCACACTGTTTtaaaaggtcacagtgaccttgaactttgacctctgatCACTAAATTCTGATCAGTTCTGTCTTGATTCCAAGGGAACGTTTGCGCCAAACTTGTAGGGACTACACTGAGGCATTCCTAAGATGTTGCATTCACAAACCCCAAAACATGTTTTGGAAGGTCACAGTGACCACAGTGACCTCTGccctttgaccaccaaaatgttatgagttcatctttgagtccaagtgaatgtttgtaccaaatatgaagaaattccctcaaggcattAGTGAGATATCGCATTCACAATTTCAACCGCATAAGAATTACAAAGTGACAAAAAGAATGTAGAGACGACACTTACTAGTTGTGAATTCCCACTCGTTGCTGCTTTCACTGAACATTTCACTCCAATCAGAGAAGCTTTTCACACTGACCACATATGTTGTACTTGGCTCCAAATCTTGGCCTGATATTTCATACATCTTCAGTTCACCAATGGAAGTTGGTGGGATAAACTGACACACCTGGCATGCAGAAACAAGAAATCAAATGCAAACACCCATGGCTACATCTCTAGAGCAATAGATCTCTGTGTCTATTGTACATTCTTTGACATTACTCCTACCTTTTTAGTGTCTCCTTTTTTATGGTACGTCACATTAGCATTTGGACTCCTACTGAAAGAGCTCTTCATGTTTGTTTCCCACATCACTTGAAAATTCCCATTAACTTCTTCCACGGAGGTGATTGTAGGGGTTTTGGGCTTTACTGTagaagaacagagaaaagaaaaagtcagaggGCAGTCCTTTAGGAATTCTTGCTGCTGTAGATCTGTggactttatttaaaaaaaaagacaacatacTGCTTTCTGAGATACTGATGTTTTTGGACTGgattctctctcctcttttccaaACAGTTGCTGTATGAGTCTCCCCTAAAACTGTATTGATTTGGACAGAGCAATAACAGCATCCGTCGCACTGCTGGAAAGTGCAATTCCCTTCCCTATGGAATACAAGATAATAGACAACATGCTCTGGATGTATTGAATACTCATATGTCTGGTTTCTCAGATTGCTTCAGTTGTTACAGTTGATATAATAATGCACATGTTTAAAATTCACTGTATTTGATGTGATACATgcagtttgtttaaaatgtacagCTTCAACACTAAATTCACTGGCTCTGAAGTGAAACGCATtctgacaataaaaacaactcaCTCCAGTCCATCGCGCAGGAGAGTCATACTGAATTCAGAGCACTTTTCTGCTTTACATTCGCAAAACATCTTCCCGTCAAAGTCGTTGGTGCAGTCAAGATGTTTTGAGCATGTTTTACTTTCTGCAGCATGAAAGAGACATTAGTACACAAGTCATGAGAAGTAGTCACTATTTAAAAGCTGTGTCTACTGTGCTGTAGCCTACATACCAGACAGTCGTGATGCGGTTGAAATGTTTCCCGGAATAAAAAGCAGGATCAAGCACATCCACCTCAGAAGTCGCCTAAAACCAAAACACGTTATTTTCTTCGGTTGAATGCGGTGCAATTGGGACACAAATAGAGAATTTTTCATTAAGTACCTCTTAGACTCCATTCTCCTCAGAGATAACGACATTTAGTCCCGTTTCGAAGTAGTTTGCTGAGGGCATATTACGCCACTGTCCCACAGTCTTCCTTATGAGAGCgagcgtgcgtgcgtgcgtgcgtggggatgtgtgtgtgtgtgtgtgtgtgtttcatttcagaggaaaaaaagcaacggacaaaaacagaagaaaagaaagttaTGCTACTGACCTCAGTATTACCAGTTCCGGTTGTGCAAGCTGAAGTACCCATAATGTTTagcctgatttaaaaaaaaaaaaaaagacaaaaaagttttatatgaataaaaaGAGTGTTATAATTGagttatatgtatataaaatctcttttttttcatttggaaagTATTGAAATTTTAAGGGGACACACTACATACATCAATAAGAACTAATTGTCGAAAAGATATAAGctcacagaataaaacaaacaaaaagaatacATGAGCTATAGGTGAATGTAACGGTTAggaacacaaataaaaagagatCCAAACAAAACGAGGAGTTCTTGTGA
Coding sequences within:
- the LOC108877014 gene encoding uncharacterized protein LOC108877014 isoform X1; the protein is MIAFGGFLWSKGTRMKLNRPVRDRMYFILLILGNIATVTAVPGVHNETGLYLDCTNNLDGEMSCDFDAQNCSEYSLTLQSNDGYGQKICSVPKECGLGRCCCSVQMTLVLGETHTATVWKRGERIQSKNISISESIKPKTPTITSVEEVNGNFQVMWETNMKSSFSSSPNANVTYHIKGDTKKVCQFIPPTSIGELKMYEISGQDLEPSTTYVVSVKSFSDWSEMFSESSNEWEFTTSVSPNAMLLAIIISLSIVAVLISGAIFGCYVKLKTEWWDKVAKYPNSKFLMMYPNYQETLKPEPPIISNVCVEPLISDDSKPWSKVSLTDTSSGSLQQSSGISIGSSCLSYANTEPADIITKVNVALCKAFPNISPISPLTTSPLTELNKDSGLFSVPFDVRADDVDSGSSGFDNKTYSILMPSCPHQLMDSSEVQSQAEMLFDSGYHPSEGGTVSCADHEAPACPLLNLPPGVSSLMPSDMSYQQCNADSGRFSDAEDSSLSSVSSGTNTLASTDPVSRVEAGCDSLDEVIGGPMMLNGKTEEVPMCDDNPCYGCVPAGSHSFPPVDDDYQAFQNLVGQPDVFFSEQKSEERVEHFDKYPADTFTVIPPETPCFINNVQGGQCLSELQRPFLSLIAADQPIPVITDSGYQSV
- the LOC108877014 gene encoding uncharacterized protein LOC108877014 isoform X2, whose product is MSLSLRRMESKRRLLRWMCLILLFIPGNISTASRLSESKTCSKHLDCTNDFDGKMFCECKAEKCSEFSMTLLRDGLEEGNCTFQQCDGCCYCSVQINTVLGETHTATVWKRGERIQSKNISISESIKPKTPTITSVEEVNGNFQVMWETNMKSSFSRSPNANVTYHKKGDTKKVCQFIPPTSIGELKMYEISGQDLEPSTTYVVSVKSFSDWSEMFSESSNEWEFTTSVSPNAMLLAIIISLSIVAVLISGAIFGCYVKLKTEWWDKVAKYPNSKFLMMYPNYQETLKPEPPIISNVCVEPLISDDSKPWSKVSLTDTSSGSLQQSSGISIGSSCLSYANTEPADIITKVNVALCKAFPNISPISPLTTSPLTELNKDSGLFSVPFDVRADDVDSGSSGFDNKTYSILMPSCPHQLMDSSEVQSQAEMLFDSGYHPSEGGTVSCADHEAPACPLLNLPPGVSSLMPSDMSYQQCNADSGRFSDAEDSSLSSVSSGTNTLASTDPVSRVEAGCDSLDEVIGGPMMLNGKTEEVPMCDDNPCYGCVPAGSHSFPPVDDDYQAFQNLVGQPDVFFSEQKSEERVEHFDKYPADTFTVIPPETPCFINNVQGGQCLSELQRPFLSLIAADQPIPVITDSGYQSV
- the LOC108877014 gene encoding uncharacterized protein LOC108877014 isoform X3, yielding MSLSLRRMESKRRLLRWMCLILLFIPGNISTASRLSESKTCSKHLDCTNDFDGKMFCECKAEKCSEFSMTLLRDGLEEGNCTFQQCDGCCYCSVQINTVLGETHTATVWKRGERIQSKNISISESIKPKTPTITSVEEVNGNFQVMWETNMKSSFSRSPNANVTYHKKGDTKKVCQFIPPTSIGELKMYEISGQDLEPSTTYVVSVKSFSDWSEMFSESSNEWEFTTTASPYNPNMAIIIGLSFAAVLITGVAFVCYNIFKAKWLDTVAKSPHPKLFDLHPDEQKILRPLQTSFCSVSIDPVVLNNINPGSGASLTDTGSESLQQSCGIDAGSSSPRPADTEPAADVKAGVQNALGKVFAQLRPAPSVTTDLLGESNEDSGLFSAPYNPNSVRAEGSPPGCSDFENITYSINFLSCPHQIMMDRSEVQTQAEMVCDSAYNPNPNLILPVLVSSLMPANMSYQQYNADSGTFSYAKDSSLSSVSSTTNTIESCDPASRVETGCESLDEVVNGPTKLKGNFEDGTICDDNPCYHCLPAGSHSFPPVDDDYQPFQNLAA